In a single window of the Verrucomicrobiia bacterium genome:
- a CDS encoding alkaline phosphatase family protein, giving the protein MSIDGFRPDYLDRAGESGAPFLTSMARRGAVSRELIPTYPSLTFSVHASEVTGASAGVHGVPGNSFYDRSLGEQFSFPQRADLLKAEAIWTSATRQGLRVAVFDWPFSNGQTGPHMAAYFAERYDNQMTDEQRGERLIETMRSDDGAEKGTPLSLVMGYADAVDKAGHAVGPAHPGVVEQLSRLDKVLADVHAEAMKYVIERCPPGTRLYFLVSTDHGMLPVVHLANLNQMAGEAMPAGARTITGGATGHVFVPDGPEKAGQVAALAAELGRHRFARVYTHATLPARWRMLDPDRVGDVYVDLMPGYTFSSRPRTPSVSLRDLPATRPTDRGPLGMHSWDPAEVPQMNGIVLVSRYPSDFGGRDVGPVDARRLAATVSSWLGVEPPAQAEVGPVRRLVR; this is encoded by the coding sequence GTGTCGATCGACGGCTTCCGGCCGGACTACCTCGACCGGGCGGGCGAGAGTGGCGCCCCGTTTCTGACGTCGATGGCCCGGCGCGGGGCCGTCTCGCGGGAGCTGATTCCGACGTACCCGTCGCTGACGTTCTCCGTCCACGCCAGCGAGGTCACCGGCGCGTCGGCGGGCGTTCATGGTGTGCCGGGGAACTCGTTTTACGACCGCAGCCTCGGGGAGCAGTTCAGCTTTCCCCAGCGGGCGGACCTACTGAAGGCGGAAGCGATCTGGACCTCCGCCACGCGGCAGGGGCTTCGGGTTGCGGTGTTCGACTGGCCCTTCTCCAACGGGCAGACCGGGCCCCACATGGCGGCGTACTTCGCGGAGCGGTATGACAACCAGATGACCGATGAGCAGCGCGGCGAACGCCTGATCGAGACGATGAGGTCTGACGACGGGGCGGAGAAGGGCACGCCGCTGTCGCTGGTGATGGGGTATGCCGACGCGGTGGACAAGGCGGGACACGCGGTGGGGCCGGCGCACCCGGGGGTGGTGGAGCAGTTGTCGCGGCTGGACAAGGTGCTGGCGGACGTGCACGCCGAGGCGATGAAGTACGTCATCGAGCGGTGTCCGCCGGGCACGCGGTTGTACTTTCTGGTGTCGACCGACCACGGGATGTTGCCGGTGGTGCATCTGGCGAACCTGAACCAGATGGCCGGGGAGGCGATGCCGGCCGGGGCGCGGACGATCACGGGCGGTGCGACGGGGCACGTCTTCGTGCCGGACGGCCCGGAGAAGGCAGGCCAGGTGGCGGCGCTGGCGGCGGAACTGGGTCGCCACCGGTTCGCCCGGGTCTACACGCACGCGACGCTTCCCGCCCGGTGGCGTATGTTGGACCCGGACCGCGTGGGCGATGTCTATGTGGACTTGATGCCAGGGTACACGTTTTCGAGCCGGCCCCGGACGCCGTCGGTGTCGCTGCGGGACCTGCCGGCGACGCGGCCGACGGACCGCGGGCCGTTGGGCATGCACTCGTGGGACCCGGCCGAGGTGCCGCAGATGAACGGGATCGTGCTGGTGAGCCGTTACCCGAGTGACTTTGGCGGGCGTGACGTCGGCCCTGTGGACGCCCGGCGGCTCGCGGCGACGGTGAGTTCGTGGCTGGGGGTCGAGCCGCCGGCGCAGGCCGAGGTGGGCCCGGTGAGGCGGTTGGTGCGGTAG